From a region of the Triticum aestivum cultivar Chinese Spring chromosome 7D, IWGSC CS RefSeq v2.1, whole genome shotgun sequence genome:
- the LOC123166603 gene encoding uncharacterized protein, which produces MGASSVQCSSSVLALLLCSLLMHPSQAYKLHEEKVPLSFIVPDPSPVLSPPPVTGADDDDGMRPRLPTERWKRGRGEERRARGGAHAPAPAPWSAGPARAPAPSYAPAPDSGSGAPVIESSPAVPVPRGVRDTATILPMPAPGVKRQDVGGAALARPGMAPLVVGLVMMASLGALLC; this is translated from the exons ATGGGAGCTTCCAGCGTGCAATGCTCCTCCTCcgtgctcgcgttgctgctctgctccttgCTCATGCATCCGTCGCAAGCATACAAG CTGCATGAGGAGAAGGTGCCGCTGAGCTTCATCGTGCCGGACCCCTCGCCGGTGCTGTCGCCGCCGCCGGTGACCGgcgccgacgacgacgacgggATGAGGCCGAGGCTGCCGACGGAGCGGTGGAAGCGGGGCCGGGGCGAGGAGAGGCGGGCCCGTGGCGGCGCGCACGCGCCGGCGCCTGCGCCGTGGTCGGCGGGCCCGGCGCGCGCGCCAGCCCCATCCTACGCGCCGGCGCCGGACTCCGGAAGCGGGGCGCCGGTCATCGAGAGCAGCCCCGCCGTGCCGGTTCCGCGCGGCGTCAGGGACACGGCCACCATCCTGCCCATGCCCGCGCCCGGCGTCAAGCGGCAG GACGTGGGCGGAGCTGCTTTGGCTCGACCCGGTATGGCGCCGCTGGTGGTAGGGCTCGTCATGATGGCGTCTTTAGGAGCTTTATTATGCTag